AATAATAACGCTACCTAAAGATCTTATGCATCAAGAGTTTTTCTTCTATACATTTCTACTTCAAAATTACTACTTTTATAAAATTAATCCGAACTCTTTTAACgcgtcaattaaaaaaaaaaaaaaaaaaaatccatcggtCTCCGGATAGATCGATCAAACTCCAGTTGTCTGACGGTTGGGATGATCTAGCTAGTGAAATATCAGGTGATTTCTGATATCAAATTGTCGACCAAGAAGGGAGTTTTGATACATACAAGAGCTTCAGCAGAGGAATGCGGCGAGTCGGGGCTATCAGCGAACACGGACCCATGGCCAGACCATGCCCTGAGGACCTCCTCATGGTTCAATTTCAGGCCCAAAACAGACTTGTTGAAGTTCCCCGGtttggcggcggcggcggcggtcggcgggCCTTCCACTTCCTCCTTCTCTACCTTCGTcgtcgtcttcttcttcttctccgatgatggCGTCGAGGTCTTAAATTTGGGGACAATCTGTTGCATGGGAACCGTCGGAGACCTCCACCAGTCCCCCTCGTCGAAATGCCTCAACGCCCGGGGCATGTTTCTTCGGAACTGAAATCCAAGCCCGAGCTCGAACTTGCCGCCCAAGCCGAACCCCATCAGCCTCCCAAGGTAGGGATCGATGAGGGAGTCGTTATTGCTGCAGGCATCCTTGCCGTCGGTATTGGTGGTGGTGTTCATGCTGAGGTTGCCCATGATGCTATCGATGCCCTCTTGGACCTCCTCATCGAGGATGGATTCTGCATCAAAATCCTCCTCAAAGGGGAAAGGGGAGATAGCGATAGCCTCTCGGAGTTCATTGCTCGCCGGGCTCGTGCACTCCTTGTCGATGGAACTCTCCAGCTTAGGCTCGATTCGGAAGGAGGGTTGTTCAGGGGATGTCTCACGGATGAGGA
The DNA window shown above is from Elaeis guineensis isolate ETL-2024a chromosome 8, EG11, whole genome shotgun sequence and carries:
- the LOC105050861 gene encoding protein CHLOROPLAST IMPORT APPARATUS 2 isoform X1 yields the protein MSSLLSSGGSRAYGFDLDIVKSSSSSARSSHTSSPSSTLSESSNSSRTISIKKARTPRKRPNQIYNEAAALLSTIYPNIFSTKSIRKPSKQTKPFDSFPDTSSELLPPLPVLSDAAFLIRETSPEQPSFRIEPKLESSIDKECTSPASNELREAIAISPFPFEEDFDAESILDEEVQEGIDSIMGNLSMNTTTNTDGKDACSNNDSLIDPYLGRLMGFGLGGKFELGLGFQFRRNMPRALRHFDEGDWWRSPTVPMQQIVPKFKTSTPSSEKKKKTTTKVEKEEVEGPPTAAAAAKPGNFNKSVLGLKLNHEEVLRAWSGHGSVFADSPDSPHSSAEALAKLADMDLFLEGSCGGGVREASMLRYKEKRRTRLFSKKIRYQVRKLNADQRPRMKASGRFVRSSSLLQQAIEEESLADS
- the LOC105050861 gene encoding protein CHLOROPLAST IMPORT APPARATUS 2 isoform X2; protein product: MSSLLSSGGSRAYGFDLDIVKSSSSSARSSHTSSPSSTLSESSNSSRTISIKKARTPRKRPNQIYNEAAALLSTIYPNIFSTKSIRKPSKQTKPFDSFPDTSSELLPPLPVLSDAAFLIRETSPEQPSFRIEPKLESSIDKECTSPASNELREAIAISPFPFEEDFDAESILDEEVQEGIDSIMGNLSMNTTTNTDGKDACSNNDSLIDPYLGRLMGFGLGGKFELGLGFQFRRNMPRALRHFDEGDWWRSPTVPMQQIVPKFKTSTPSSEKKKKTTTKVEKEEVEGPPTAAAAAKPGNFNKSVLGLKLNHEEVLRAWSGHGSVFADSPDSPHSSAEALAKLADMDLFLEGSCGGGVREASMLRYKEKRRTRLFSKKIRYQVRKLNADQRPRMKGRFVRSSSLLQQAIEEESLADS